A section of the Oscarella lobularis chromosome 15, ooOscLobu1.1, whole genome shotgun sequence genome encodes:
- the LOC136196239 gene encoding uncharacterized protein — protein MTVAELANWGTWDEVKRLVEKDGADVNQRGGVYRTFAPPLYFAARQGNLDICKWLISHKADVKLATKYGDTALHVAKDKDVCEYLISCGADLLARNNRGEQPLHKATSIEVVQCLVSHGADVQSTRDDGDTALHRVSSKEVCEYLISCGADVLARNNRGEQPLHSATSIEVIQYLVSNGADVRANDESGNQPLHSAVYRRDADASIALLEYYSNSEEDREALMKVSGHCDNEISKIYSKITHDEEPARFYMKRLVDYQNLRNHIVAKLVTVSSGRPSLISSLLSFLVQSSDANEIDDAIDSLRKGKQNRFVVLMTTALQQYSLQAREIRREAEEAVTSKLMAEDMLRFRRWSPVSAETFLTQKGFSRQKSEALFLPVLIQTLTGYQQLLRQEKAKPIRSKSLSEYDLIYDRFSPPSTLKKQPFETKQTGGKDTSPEDFLFDTSTSTVDLIVPRVHVALSGVCTLLDTSDPLGDDWRALWTELTGRTLQESDEKTLEKDLSGPTIAVMKKWHQQCSLESATVGHMLISLKRIHRNDAAELLRGFLKEKDNDFLPMTIDSIPVLLSGASPLVSKQLTPAGLKLSIAEDKCTLSIPSNAVDKPIRISSCLLADDGEYYKSKTGNELTDVVRLLPHGTRFKTAVTLKLKHKFTFRKNHAIKVTLLYESGTDSKKSMMPLCIFTALNQIVHFRFGRAVLLADQIIVHTTSFCHLCARNDGCCFDLSALVFALTDLSPTQFRDGFTVKLCFCKANKRNEKKVKKAERGGKGSHSFEMLENRKFSLCKCGLSEDEPLPIVAETSKIPSTVAWSVDGSHEVRMSKLRAISKGNAHHESYNFVLGSGRSLEVGDNVTVWFVLKWKEPVKISVTFTAKNPSGRLSPRAGLSLGSTSGLDRKVTKEELRKLTPYLTEYWKSLARALPGEKVDVAAIEKNHPHDQSECPHEMLIRWLNQNGSKAAVRALCTALLDRTVHHRLAAEEVFGEDVVEQVMGTTTLSSSSS, from the exons TGGCAACGAAGTATGGCGATACGGCTTTGCACGTTGCCAAAGACAAGGACGTGTGCGAGTATTTGATCTCTTGTGGAGCCGATTTGCTGGCAAGAAATAACCGCGGAGAGCAGCCATTGCACAAGGCTACAAGCATTGAAGTGGTTCAGTGCTTGGTGTCTCACGGTGCTGACGTCCAATCGACAAGAGATGACGGTGATACAGCTTTGCACAGAGTCAGTTCAAAGGAAGTGTGCGAGTATCTGATCTCTTGTGGAGCCGATGTGCTGGCAAGAAACAACCGCGGAGAGCAGCCATTGCACAGTGCTACAAGCATTGAAGTCATTCAGTACTTGGTGTCTAACGGTGCTGACGTCAGAGCAAATGATGAATCAGGAAACCAGCCATTGCACAGCGCGGTTTATCGACGAGATGCCGATGCATCAATAGCTTTACTAGAATATTACAGCAACTCAGAGGAAGACAGAGAAGCGTTGATGAAAGTTTCAGGGCACTGTGATAATGAGATAAGCAAGATATATTCAAAAATAACACATGATGAAGAACCCGCGAGGTTTTATATGAAAAGGCTGGTTGACTATCAAAACCTTCGCAATCACATTGTTGCAAAACTTGTGACAGTGAGTTCTGGACGTCCGTCACTCATTTCCTCTCTCCTATCATTTCTTGTTCAATCATCTGATGCAAATGAAATTGACGATGCCATTGATAGTCTCAGAAAAGGAAAGCAAAATCGCTTTGTCGTACTAATGACCACAGCCCTACAACAGTACTCTTTACAAGCCCGAGAAATCAGAAGAGAAGCTGAG GAAGCAGTTACCAGCAAACTTATGGCAGAAGACATGCTAAGGTTTAGGCGTTGGTCTCCCGTGTCAGCTGAGACGTTTCTTACACAG AAAGGCTTTTCCAGACAAAAATCAGAAGCGCTGTTCTTGCCAGTATTGATTCAAACATTAACTGGATATCAACAGCTTCTG AGACAGGAAAAAGCAAAACCAATCCGGAGCAAATCTCTTTCTGAGTATGATTTAATATATGACAGATTCTCGCCTCCATCAACA TTAAAAAAGCAGCCATTTGAAACTAAACAAACTGGAGGTAAAGATACTTCACCGGAAG ACTTTTTGTTTGATACATCAACGTCTACGGTCGATTTGATTGTTCCTCGAGTTCACGTCGCGCTGAGCGGCGTTTGCACGTTGCTTGATACAAGTGATCCTCTCGGGGATGACTGGCGAGCTCTTTGGACGGAGTTAACAGGACGAACTCTTCaagagagcgacgaaaaaacgcttGAAAAGGATCTAAGTGGACCAACGATAGCTGTGATGAAGAAGTGGCACCAGCAATGTTCATTAGAGAGTGCCACTGTTGGTCACATGCTGATCTCTTTAAAACGCATTCACCGCAACGATGCAGCTGAATTGCTACGTGGTTTCTTAAAGGAG AAAgataatgattttttgccAATGACCATTGATAGCATTCCTGTTCTGTTGAGTGGAGCATCTCCGTTGGTTAGCAAACAACTGACTCCGGCTGGGTTGAAGCTGAGTATTGCAGAAGACAAGTGCACTCTGTCAATTCCTTCTAACGCTGTTGACAAGCCAATTAGAATATCTTCTTGTCTTCTCGCAGACGATGGCGAATACTACAAGAGTAAAACGGGAAATGAGCTTACAGATGTTGTCCGGCTTCTGCCTCACGGCACCAGGTTCAAAACAGCAGTCACTCTCAAACTGAAGCACAAATTCACTTTCAGAAAAAATCACGCTATAAAAGTTACGTTGTTGTATGAGAGTGGAACCGATTCAAAGAAATCAATGATGCCACTTTGCATTTTCACGGCTCTGAACCAAATTGTACACTTTCGATTTGGACGGGCTGTTCTTCTAGCTGACCAGATAATCGTTCATACAACGAGCTTCTGTCACCTGTGTGCTCGGAATGATGGCTGCTGCTTTGATTTGTCTGCTTTGGTGTTTGCACTCACTGATTTGAGCCCAACTCAATTTCGAGACGGGTTCACCGTCAAATTGTGCTTCTGCAAAGCAAACAAGcgaaatgaaaagaaagttAAAAAAGCAGAACGCGGAGGAAAGGGTTCACATTCGTTTGAAATGCTAGAGAATCGGAAATTCAGCCTTTGCAAGTGCGGACTTTCTGAAGATGAACCGTTGCCAATTGTTGCAGAAACTAGCAAAATCCCGTCTACGGTTGCATGGAGTGTTGATGGGAGCCACGAAGTTCGTATGAGTAAACTTAGAGCAATTTCAAAAGGCAACGCTCACCACGAATCCTACAATTTTGTACTTGGTTCTGGTAGGAGTCTTGAGGTTGGCGACAATGTGACAGTTTGGTTTGTTCTGAAATGGAAGGAACCGGTTAAAATTTCAGTTACTTTTACAGCAAAAAAT CCATCAGGAAGGCTAAGCCCAAGAGCTGGTCTTTCTCTTGGCAGTACTAGTGGCTTGGATCGCAAGGTGACGAAGGAAGAGCTGCGAAAATTGACTCCTTACCTAACTGAGTATTGGAAATCATTGGCTCGTGCATTGCCGGGAGAAAAGGTAGACGTAGCAGCCATAGAAAAGAATCATCCACACGATCAGAGTGAATGTCCACATGAAATGCTTATCAGATGGTTAAATCAAAACGGATCGAAGGCAGCAGTGAGAGCCCTCTGCACGGCTCTCTTAGATCGAACGGTTCATCATCGACTTGCAGCAGAGGAGGTTTTTggagaagacgtcgttgaaCAGGTTATGGGCACTACTACGCTATCCTCTTCATCCTCTTAG